The Primulina tabacum isolate GXHZ01 chromosome 16, ASM2559414v2, whole genome shotgun sequence genome window below encodes:
- the LOC142528425 gene encoding endochitinase EP3-like gives KVSDIVTDTFFYGIANQATESCPSRGLYNRASFLQAVGSYPNFGSTVSTDIMKREIAAFFAHVTYETGYMCSIEEDVYGISANDYCDKSEIQYPCVANKSYHGRGPLNLSWNFNYGEAGKALGFDGLNNPEIVATDAVISFKSALWFWMKNCHDAAITPPQDFGATIRAINGQHECNGADPSAVEARVQYFKDFCNQLGVDPGTNLRC, from the exons AAAGTTTCTGACATAGTGACGGACACATTCTTCTATGGGATTGCCAATCAAGCCACCGAAAGTTGTCCCAGTAGGGGACTCTATAACCGGGCATCCTTTCTTCAAGCTGTTGGTTCTTATCCAAACTTCGGCTCCACCGTCTCTACAGACATTATGAAGCGTGAAATTGCTGCATTCTTTGCGCATGTCACCTATGAAACTGGCT ATATGTGTTCCATAGAGGAGGATGTGTATGGCATCTCAGCTAATGACTATTGCGACAAGAGTGAGATTCAATATCCATGCGTAGCAAACAAGAGTTATCACGGGCGAGGTCCCTTGAACCTATCATGGAATTTCAACTACGGCGAAGCTGGGAAAGCCTTAGGCTTCGACGGACTGAATAACCCCGAAATCGTGGCCACTGATGCCGTCATATCGTTCAAGTCGGCCCTCTGGTTTTGGATGAAAAATTGTCACGATGCAGCTATAACTCCTCCACAGGATTTCGGGGCCACGATTCGTGCCATTAACGGTCAGCACGAATGTAACGGTGCTGATCCAAGTGCTGTCGAAGCTCGTGTTCAGTATTTCAAAGATTTTTGCAATCAGCTTGGAGTTGATCCGGGCACCAATCTTAGGTGCTAA
- the LOC142528426 gene encoding uncharacterized protein LOC142528426: MDDLLGDEISHGSIGRWGDQDDRRHHHEYRRDGPRHFEMHCFIQMGPKPLVGGETSDVAEDWLERMEICFRAFQCTEEQQKETLGFLLEGRVCKWWRSTSATIVQSRGRVTWADFCETFMQLYFPPALRQTKTIELLSLKQGSMSIEEYQQKFFELLPFAPHISGSSEAKYDHFLQGLNQEIFVESLKRTTFLVYIVGRIINLNSAKQPQQFVFSAERWVTERSIVLICEVERDLLPDLKRLFSRGHKGQVFALNQDQATDETGRVIAGTFRLCGIPDFAFIDTGASHSFISERFVKRHKLPYVSLDVILSVSTLMGHSVLAKHLVLCCPLDFEGNELTANLMILEMEHFDCILGIDLLTTYRATVDCYKKLVHFRTTESSSLFFYGEGARPPMPVVSTLKACHALESGGEGYLIYAIDLSTSSVGIYDLPVVCEFPNVFTDDIPGFHPIREVEFGIELVPGTAPISHAPYRLAPSEMRELKQQLQDLLDKGYIRSSVSPWGAPVLFVKKKDGSMRLLFLCHVISKEGFSVDSSKIEVARPLTQLTRKDVPFDRGHLSANVYTDASLHGLGCVLTQNGHVIAYSSRQLKSHGENYPVHDLELEALKICRHYIYSVQFEIFTYHKSLKYLFTQAELNMRQHHWMDLLKDYDCVIKYHPGSANLTANALSRKVRVSALQTSAMSSAVQDCCSLGINFKHQKGMESIRVATILSEPALFT, translated from the exons ATGGATGACCTCCTTGGTGATGAAATTAGTCACGGTAGTATAGGTCGTTGGGGTGACCAGGACGATAGGAGGCATCATCATGAGTATCGTCGGGATGGCCCTAGGCATTTTGAGATGCATTGCTTCATTCAAATGGGGCCTAAGCCTTTAGTCGGTGGTGAGACTTCTGATGTTGCAGAGGATTGGTTAGAGCGCATGGAGATTTGCTTCCGTGCATTCCAGTGCACCGAGGAGCAGCAGAAGGAGACCCTTGGTTTTCTTCTCGAGGGGCGTGTGTGCAAGTGGTGGCGATCGACTTCTGCGACGATAGTCCAGTCTCGTGGCAGGGTGACTTGGGCCGACTTTTGTGAAACTTTCATGCAGCTATATTTTCCTCCAGCCCTTCGCCAGACAAAGACGATTGAACTTCTGAGTCTTAAGCAGGGGAGTATGTCTATTGAAGAGTATCAGCAGAAATTCTTCGAGTTGTTGCCCTTTGCTCCTCATATTAGTGGCAGTTCTGAGGCCAAGTATGACCATTTTCTGCAGGGCCTTAACCAGGAGATATTTGTTGAGTCACT GAAAAGAACAACGTTTCTTGTGTACATTGTGGGAAGAATCATCAATCTGAACAGTGCCAAACAGCCACAACAGTTTGTTTTCAGCGCGGAGAGATGGGTCACCGAAAGAAGCATTGTCCTCATTTGCGAGGTGGAGCGGGATCTGCTTCCGGATCTCAAACGACTATTCAGCAGAGGACACAAG GGTCAGGTATTTGCGCTGAACCAAGATCAGGCTACAGATGAGACAGGGAGAGTCATAGCAGGCACTTTTCGTTTATGTGGTATTCCTGATTTTGCTTTTATTGATACCGGAGCAtcacattcattcatatctgaacGATTTGTTAAGCGTCATAAGTTACCGTATGTTTCTCTAGACGTCATTCTTTCGGTTTCTACTCTGATGGGTCATTCGGTGTTAGCGAAGCATCTTGTGCTGTGTTGTCCTTTAGATTTTGAGGGTAACGAGTTGACTGCGAATCTTATGATCCTAGAGATGGAACACTTTGATTGTATTCTAGGTATAGATCTATTGACCACCTACCGAGCTACTGTGGATTGTTACAAGAAGCTTGTTCATTTTCGTACGACTGAGAGCTCTAGTTTGTTTTTCTATGGTGAGGGAGCGCGACCTCCGATGCCAGTGGTATCCACTCTGAAAGCCTGTCATGCTTTAGAGTCGGGCGGGGAAGGTTACCTCATCTATGCGATTGATTTGTCCACAAGTAGTGTTGGTATATATGATCTTCCAGTGGTTTGTGAATTTCCTAATGTTTTCACAGATGATATTCCTGGTTTTCATCCGATTAGAGAGGTGGAATTTGGCATCGAATTAGTGCCTGGGACTGCACCGATTTCTCATGCACCCTATCGTTTAGCGCCGTCAGAGATGAGGGAATTAAAGcagcagttgcaggatcttctTGATAAAGGTTATATTCGCTCgagtgtttcaccttggggagctccagtcttgtttgtcaagaagaaggATGGATCAATGCGactgt TATTCCTTTGTCATGTGATTTCCAAGGAAGGATTTTCTGTGGATTCTAGCAAGATTGAG GTAGCTAGACCATTGACGCAGCTTACTCGTAAGGATGTTCCATTTGATCGTGGTCATCTAAGTGCGAA TGTCTACACCGATGCCTCTTTGCATGGCTTAGGGTGTGTGTTGACGCAGAATGGTCATGTGATCGCTTATTCTTCCAgacaattgaaatctcatgggGAGaattatcctgttcatgatctggaGTTGGAAGCGCTGAAGATCTGTCGTCATTATATTTACAGTGttcagtttgaaatatttacttaccataagagtctgaagtaTCTGTTCACTCAGGctgagttgaacatgagacaacatCATTGGATGGATCTACttaaggattatgactgtgtgATTAAATACCATCCAGGTTCTGCGAATCTCACAGCTAATGCTCTTAGTCGCAAGGTGAGAGTTTCTGCACTTCAGACTAGTGCTATGTCTAGTGCTGTCCAGGATTGTTGTTCTTTGGGGATTAACTTCAAACATCAGAAGGGTATGGAAAGCATTCGTGTTGCTACCATTTTATCCGAGCCAGCTTTGTTCACTTGA